Within the Alteromonas sp. M12 genome, the region CCAGCAGTTTCATGAGCTTCATGCATTGCCGCAAAATCAACGGCTGATTTACCATTACACACCAACCCTTTGGCTACGGTTTTATAATTTAAATTACCCGATTTTATGGCTTTTTGAAGTTGTCTGGGATTATCACTCTTTAAAGCCTTGCAAACCTTAATAAGGGAAGCTTCTTGAGATGATGTTAAAGGAGAAGCGGCTAACGCACTATTCGTTGCAAATGCACCCAACATAACCGCTACAAACATTAATCTTTTATTTTTCACGTTATTCAAAAATTTCATTTCAGTTCCACCATTGTTTAACTTTGATTTGTGCCTAAATGAATTTCATTTGGGCTTTTATCCGCCTTAGTAACAACTACCTTTTATTTCCAGAACAAAGCAGACTTGATATTAACCGTAAGAGGAAAAAGCCAATGCGCACAGAAAATATCGCCAAGTTACAGATACATGAGACTAAGAGATAAGCCGTTAAAAAAGTGCGATGGACTATCGTGGAAAACTGTCAATTAACCTGAATTGAACACGCTTTGTTACATACAGGGGAATTTGTATTTAAAGTAGAGCAGCGAAAAAGCCACTGATCAGAGTAAATTAAAGACCAAAGAATTGAATGTAGAAGAATAACGTTGAGGTGATAAAAACAAGAAGCTAGTAAACGTTTAAGAGTAAATAGCAAAGCGGCCAGTTAAAGCCGCCTCGTCAGATCGGCTAAAACGCGTTGTCTTGATGAATCTTGATAAATAGAGGAGAGTCGACTTTGCTGTAATCAATTTTATACTCTTTACCATTCAGGGTTTGCACAAAAATTAATGTTTTTTCATCACCAAACACATCCGTCACAGTCACATCCACTAACTCGATATCTTGCAACTTAGCTTCACGTTTATTTTCCGGTACTTTACCGGTAAATTGCTTCAAGGCTTTGTGTGTTACTAACACTGGCGGGTTTTCTTCACCATTAAGAATAAGTAAATCCAATTTTCTTATTTTGTGAATTATGGTGTTTCTACCACTCACTAAGAAAGGTTTTTCAGTCATAAACGTCTCCGCAATGGCGAATTGCCATTTGTATAATTTTAAATCTGTAACTGTGGTTTGAATGTAACAAAGTTCTTTCTACCTTGCACCCCTATTTAATTGACTTTCAAGCAGATTTGGCAATTCTTACAGGCCCAAATAGAGAATTTAGCTTAGGAGATAATTAACAGTATATAAACATTTATCGTATTAGCGAAAATTTATATGCCGCAAATGTTGGCTCACAGTCAGTTTAATTGAGCAGGACACTATGTCATAATTCCGATTAACATCAGTAGGAATAATCTTTCTACTTCACTTTAAAAATCAAGCCGTTTCTAAGGAATATTTAACGGTTTTCAAGGACGTTTCATACAATGAA harbors:
- a CDS encoding DUF3718 domain-containing protein, yielding MKFLNNVKNKRLMFVAVMLGAFATNSALAASPLTSSQEASLIKVCKALKSDNPRQLQKAIKSGNLNYKTVAKGLVCNGKSAVDFAAMHEAHETAGFLARKVNLSYDNRLAKR